The genomic region GATCGAGGTGTAGGAACGGGAGAAGCGCAGCCCCGTGGCCCGGGGGCGCCTATTCCGGCTTGGGAGCCAGCCAGCGCGAGGCCAGGATGCCGAGTTCGTACAGGGCCATCATCGGTATCGCCAGCATCAGCTGCGAGATCACGTCCGGCGGGGTCACGATCGCGGCGACCACGAACACGCCGACGATGGCGTAGCCGCGCGCTTCACTCATCTGCGCGGGCGTGACCCAGCCCAGCAACGACAGGATCACCAGCGCCACCGGCAGCTCGAAACTCAGGCCGAAGGCAAAGAAGATCACCAGCACGAAGTCGAGGTAGGCATTGATGTCGGTCATCATCGACACGCCTTCCGGGGTGATGCCGGTCAGGAAGCCGAACACCACCGGCAACACCAGGAAGTAGGCGAACGCGCAGCCGGCATAGAACAGCGCCACCGCCGATACCAGCAGCGGCATCGCCAGCCGTTTCTCGCGCTGGTACAGGCCGGGGGCGACGAAGGCCCAGGCCTGGTAAA from Lysobacter alkalisoli harbors:
- the tatC gene encoding twin-arginine translocase subunit TatC, with product MTQPRAPDPHAGGHGAAEEPRLLDHLVELRSRLLRAVLGLLAALLVVMPFSHKLYAWLAAPLVARLPEGAHMIAVEVASPFFAPLKLAFFVALVLVMPWLLYQAWAFVAPGLYQREKRLAMPLLVSAVALFYAGCAFAYFLVLPVVFGFLTGITPEGVSMMTDINAYLDFVLVIFFAFGLSFELPVALVILSLLGWVTPAQMSEARGYAIVGVFVVAAIVTPPDVISQLMLAIPMMALYELGILASRWLAPKPE